One Amaranthus tricolor cultivar Red isolate AtriRed21 chromosome 1, ASM2621246v1, whole genome shotgun sequence DNA window includes the following coding sequences:
- the LOC130803039 gene encoding probable protein phosphatase 2C 39 isoform X2: protein MTAREILHKMKVKAGFSSAPADTGKGKGKMLKHITHGFHLVKGKANHPMEDFLVSQFKQIEDKELGLFAIFDGHMGHDVANYLQSHLFQNILKQPDFWTEPETAIRNAYDKTDTEILEKVRILGKGGSTAVTAILLDGQTLMVANVGDSRAVICNNGEATQLSVDHDPGKEKTEIENRGGFVSNIPGDVPRVDGQLAVARAFGDKSLKIHLSSEPHVQKVKIDDTTEFLILASDGLWKENQKHTQKPCEQLYITATGLRSCTQAKAFSDLPMHRFRRTNR, encoded by the exons GTTAAAGCTGGGTTTAGTTCAGCACCAGCTGACACCGGAAAAGGAAAAGGTAAAATGTTAAAGCATATTACACACGGTTTTCATCTCGTCAAAGGAAAAGCAAATCATCCCATGGAAGACTTCCTTGTTTCTCAATTCAAACAAATTGAAGATAAAgagcttggtttgtttgccatttTTGATGGGCATATGGGCCACGATGTCGCTAATTACTTGCAATCTCATCTCTTTCAAAACATCTTAAAACAGCCAGACTTTTGGACTGAGCCAGAAACTGCAATCAGGAATGCATATGATAAAACCGACACAGAAATTCTCGAAAAAGTACGAATCTTGGGTAAAGGTGGCTCCACTGCTGTCACCGCTATCCTTCTTGATGGCCAAACACTCATGGTCGCGAATGTGGGTGATTCTCGTGCTGTCATTTGCAACAATGGAGAGGCTACACAACTATCGGTGGATCATGATCCGGGAAAAGAGAAGACGGAAATTGAGAATCGGGGTGGTTTTGTATCAAATATTCCAG GTGATGTACCACGTGTTGATGGACAATTGGCGGTTGCGAGGGCATTTGGAGATAAGAGCTTGAAGATTCATCTTAGTTCAGAACCCCATGTACAAAAGGTGAAGATCGATGATACTACCGAGTTTTTGATCCTGGCTAGTGATGGTTTATGGAAG GAGAATCAAAAACACACCCAGAAGCCCTGTGAGCAGTTGTATATTACAGCAACCGGCCTACGAAGCTGCACACAAGCCAAAGCCTTTTCCGATTTACCAATGCATCGATTTCGTAGAACGAACAGatag
- the LOC130803039 gene encoding probable protein phosphatase 2C 58 isoform X1, whose amino-acid sequence MTAREILHKMKVKAGFSSAPADTGKGKGKMLKHITHGFHLVKGKANHPMEDFLVSQFKQIEDKELGLFAIFDGHMGHDVANYLQSHLFQNILKQPDFWTEPETAIRNAYDKTDTEILEKVRILGKGGSTAVTAILLDGQTLMVANVGDSRAVICNNGEATQLSVDHDPGKEKTEIENRGGFVSNIPGDVPRVDGQLAVARAFGDKSLKIHLSSEPHVQKVKIDDTTEFLILASDGLWKVMTNQEAVDAIKHIKDAQSAAKHLTEAAVSRKSKDDISCIVVRFQ is encoded by the exons GTTAAAGCTGGGTTTAGTTCAGCACCAGCTGACACCGGAAAAGGAAAAGGTAAAATGTTAAAGCATATTACACACGGTTTTCATCTCGTCAAAGGAAAAGCAAATCATCCCATGGAAGACTTCCTTGTTTCTCAATTCAAACAAATTGAAGATAAAgagcttggtttgtttgccatttTTGATGGGCATATGGGCCACGATGTCGCTAATTACTTGCAATCTCATCTCTTTCAAAACATCTTAAAACAGCCAGACTTTTGGACTGAGCCAGAAACTGCAATCAGGAATGCATATGATAAAACCGACACAGAAATTCTCGAAAAAGTACGAATCTTGGGTAAAGGTGGCTCCACTGCTGTCACCGCTATCCTTCTTGATGGCCAAACACTCATGGTCGCGAATGTGGGTGATTCTCGTGCTGTCATTTGCAACAATGGAGAGGCTACACAACTATCGGTGGATCATGATCCGGGAAAAGAGAAGACGGAAATTGAGAATCGGGGTGGTTTTGTATCAAATATTCCAG GTGATGTACCACGTGTTGATGGACAATTGGCGGTTGCGAGGGCATTTGGAGATAAGAGCTTGAAGATTCATCTTAGTTCAGAACCCCATGTACAAAAGGTGAAGATCGATGATACTACCGAGTTTTTGATCCTGGCTAGTGATGGTTTATGGAAG GTGATGACGAACCAAGAAGCTGTGGACGCCATCAAACACATTAAGGACGCTCAGTCAGCTGCAAAGCACCTGACTGAAGCGGCCGTTTCTAGGAAAAGCAAGGATGACATATCTTGCATAGTTGTAAGGTTTCAATGA